The following coding sequences lie in one Phalacrocorax aristotelis chromosome 4, bGulAri2.1, whole genome shotgun sequence genomic window:
- the SHISA3 gene encoding protein shisa-3 homolog isoform X1, which yields MAGRRRALLLRCLLLGLLGGGGGGQPGGGEYCHGWVDGQGGYHEGFQCPEGFDTAAATICCGSCALRYCCAAAEARLEQGGCTNDREPPDPGVTAQPIYVPFLIVGSIFIAFIIVGSLVAVYCCTCLRPKQPSQPIRFSLRSYQTETLPMILASTSFRTPSRQSSTATSSSSTSGSVRRFSFPRAEPGCLVASPPPPYTSGCFQPAHAVHLTQPSGFLMSPPYFGYPLQPEPALAGKSCSDFSQS from the exons atggcggggcggcggcgggcgctgcTGCTGCGCTGCctcctgctggggctgctgggcggcggcggcgggggccagCCCGGTGGCGGGGAGTACTGCCACGGCTGGGTGGACGGGCAGGGCGGCTACCACGAGGGCTTCCAGTGCCCCGAGGGCTTCGACACGGCGGCCGCCACCATCTGCTGCGGCTCCTGCGCGCTGCGCTACTGCTGCGCCGCCGCCGAGGCCCGCCTGGAGCAGGGCGGCTGCACCAACGACCGGGAGCCCCCGGACCCGGGAGTCACCGCCC aaCCAATCTACGTTCCATTCCTCATTGTTGGATCAATATTTATTGCCTTCATTATCGTGGGCTCTCTGGTAGCCGTTTATTGTTGCACATGTTTAAGACCTAAACAACCGTCGCAGCCAATACGGTTTTCTCTGCGGAGCTATCAGACCGAGACTCTTCCCATGATCCTGGCCTCGACAAGCTTCAGGACGCCGTCGAGGCAGTCGAGTACCGCGACAAGTTCCAGTTCGACCAGCGGCTCAGTTCGCAGGTTCTCCTTTCCCCGGGCAGAGCCAGGGTGCCTTGTGGCATCGCCACCTCCCCCGTACACATCTGGCTGCTTCCAGCCAGCCCATGCAGTGCACCTGACCCAGCCGTCGGGATTTCTGATGTCGCCGCCGTACTTTGGGTACCCTCTCCAGCCAGAGCCTGCCCTGGCTGGAAAAAGCTGCTCCGATTTTAGCCAGAGCTGA
- the SHISA3 gene encoding protein shisa-3 homolog isoform X2 produces the protein MPAFQLGRFCAEAERPSCRQDEPPEQHPLLRPQSPLPPGSAPCGSQGRSGTGPAPGAGAGDSEAGAGAGTMLRRQRSGAAAGDGPGAAEPIYVPFLIVGSIFIAFIIVGSLVAVYCCTCLRPKQPSQPIRFSLRSYQTETLPMILASTSFRTPSRQSSTATSSSSTSGSVRRFSFPRAEPGCLVASPPPPYTSGCFQPAHAVHLTQPSGFLMSPPYFGYPLQPEPALAGKSCSDFSQS, from the exons ATGCCCGCGTTTCAGCTCGGCCGGTTTTGCGCGGAGGCTGAACGCCCGAGCTGCCGGCAGGACGAACCCCCCGAACAGCACCCGCTGCTCCGGCCGCAGAGCCCGCTCCCTCCAGGCTCGGCTCCCTGCGGCTCGCAGGGACGGAGCGGGACCGGCCCAGCCCCcggcgccggggcgggggaCAGCGAGGCGGGGGCCGGAGCGGGGACGATGCTCCGGAGGCAgaggagcggggcggcggcgggggacgGGCCGGGGGCGGCAG aaCCAATCTACGTTCCATTCCTCATTGTTGGATCAATATTTATTGCCTTCATTATCGTGGGCTCTCTGGTAGCCGTTTATTGTTGCACATGTTTAAGACCTAAACAACCGTCGCAGCCAATACGGTTTTCTCTGCGGAGCTATCAGACCGAGACTCTTCCCATGATCCTGGCCTCGACAAGCTTCAGGACGCCGTCGAGGCAGTCGAGTACCGCGACAAGTTCCAGTTCGACCAGCGGCTCAGTTCGCAGGTTCTCCTTTCCCCGGGCAGAGCCAGGGTGCCTTGTGGCATCGCCACCTCCCCCGTACACATCTGGCTGCTTCCAGCCAGCCCATGCAGTGCACCTGACCCAGCCGTCGGGATTTCTGATGTCGCCGCCGTACTTTGGGTACCCTCTCCAGCCAGAGCCTGCCCTGGCTGGAAAAAGCTGCTCCGATTTTAGCCAGAGCTGA